Sequence from the Magallana gigas chromosome 4, xbMagGiga1.1, whole genome shotgun sequence genome:
GGACTTTTTGAAAAGGTTTGAGCACTGTTTAGTTATAGAACACTTTCATTCCAAAGGattgttgaatttttattaCATCTCACTAGCCGCTCTCATCATTATCAAATCAGAGTTGAAGgttattatcaaataaaacaaagtaattcCTTAGAGTTTCTTTCAGATTGATTAAGGAGCGTGAGAATGGTTTTGCTGtgaaaccaaaaattaaaaagcccAAGGGAAAGCATCAGGAGCCACtgaaaaatcagaaaattcaGGATTTTGTAATGCAAGGGGCAGTGCCAGGAACCTTGATAGAGGGGGGAAAGGTAAAGTGATTCAGATATTACATGTTTATACTCAGAGGAGATTAGTTTTCTTCAGCAGTTGtttactattgattttttttttaaattttaattaaatccaTTTACAAATgatcagttttattttcattttcttgtgatatctgtaaatattatcAAGCTCCTAACATACTTCACCTCTACAGTTAACTTAATCTTGAAAACAACATGGTAAATTGTCACTTGGCCAAATTAGATTAAATTTGTCttaatatgttttaaagaaatctaatttaattttcttgtgTATTGAATGCTtgtacagtacccgcaacgttattttttacaatcctatcctatcgtatcgtgtatcaatcctatcgtatcgtgcgtgtatactgttctatcgtgtatcaatcctatcgtatcgtgcgtgtatactgttctatcgtgcgttaatcctatcctatcgtgcgttaatcctatcaggtttatcgtttaattttaacaattcttccgtttatcctatcctgtaaatcgtttcgtgccttttcataagcaagtaaatttattactaagttgcaactcgttcggtgcgccgtatacgaatatttatcgaacaagaattgtaaaatcctaTCAAACATTCCGTCAGGATGctaattttttaatctttttagaTCAAACTTAACCAATATTATATGTTAATCATATctgttaacattaaaaatgaaaaacgaagttcttagaaacaaggtaacatatttacctgtatatcgaatatattaaatcgtacgcagagtgtatacctgcgtaaacattaatttttatgcaatataattttgttgcatcatattttacagaaacaaaactatttatgatataatttatatttaattaaatccgagttgtattttgaacccgttattttccgtgtgatatttgatttcaggctgaaatgttctcgGAAATCAGCTTGGGtgtgtggtaatgaaaacaatgttaacaaatcgtacgaggaatgtgtatctgcgtaaatatttatttaacttgtctgtaataattcgtttttaatgcatcattttcttatacagaAAGAGATGTacttatgatagattttatatttactttatacaagagctggatttatataattaaacccactattttccgagtgatttaatctcgggctgaaatattcgcggcgatcggctagggtgttcggtaaggaaaacaattttaacaattgaatacagaaaatttattgatcattaaagctcataattttagttgaaaaaaaattaactggtaatttttatacattctataaatgatgcagcgatgattaacaactcggcaATTGTTACTAAAAGAATTTCCacgtaaatctttatttgtacgtgttctctctcaaattctgccattatcagTTTGTTCGTAAATATCGTTTCAAGCGATcatacgtttatcatgaacatcatttatcctttcctatcgtatatcaatcctatcatatcgtgcgtgtatactattctatcgtgcgttaatgctatcctatcgtgcgtgaatcctatcctatcgtttatcttgtaaaaaataacgttgcgggtactgtagcAATAAACTGCATGCATGTTGtatgcattttaaatgaaactgtgaataaaaaaaaaaatattgccattAAAAACCTGCAGGTATCTatacttaaattttacaatattttgccCCTGGAGCTAGGATATAgaagattcctctgactcttgAATAACTTAAAGCCAATTCAAAACTCTTCTGGTTTCATTGTAATCTAAAGGAGTTTTGAGTAATCACCTTTGATACATAGGTACATACATTCcaaatcataatacatgtataccgtaatccggtgaatataatacgcagtagtgtacaatacgcaccccccactttgggcctgaaaatggtgaaaaaaagcttgttgggatgtataatacgcatcaaaaaaattgaccaaacggTAATCCTGAGTATCAACAAAGCAGTTGTACTTTGTATGCATGCTTGAAACTTCATCGCGGGAATACGCTACCgtaaataagaaaaacacaatatttttttagatacgGATTTATTGTAACTAATACATAGCGgaaatatctttaattcaaaatcaatgttttaaatagacctagtattaaatattctaccgtaaataaaatcaactacttttaacaagcgttatataattgtttagtcaTTACAATCCCTGTGAAGTGAAAAACGGACGATGTACAGGTATGGAGATAACGGAcctaattaaattcttaaatgactCTGATCAAAGTGATCAATTAGAGGCctggaacataataaaataaatgcacaaaTAGTTGTGTTGTGTATAGTACACATAGCCCAAGGGGGGTGTCTGAGATACCCAAAGGTGTCAAGCGTTAGCGGTGGGGAGCACAACTCTTTCAATGGCTTCAATTAACGGATTAGgttatagaattatttatattcataattatttgcaataaattgattagcattacatgaaaattgttaaaaatgagCCAAATGATGTGTAAGCTGTTTTCAAAGATCGGTTACAAATAGCACGTGGCCATCCAAGTCCGCATTCTATTAATAACAGCTGTAATGGCAGCGTACACGGAGATAAAGAATAGgcagttcaaattaatttttaaaggccattttgaaacagtttatttatcaacagacttaaagtgtacattttctttaattacatgctatAATAATGATTTCCTAAgggttaaataataatatatatgtgataatgAAGGAATGTCACGATGTATAGCGGGGTATCGGTCCTGTCTGTGAACAGCATAGGTAATACGGCAGTATGATACCCCGTGCTTCagctaatgaaaaaatatgtccaaatctatagggatgtataatacgcacccctttCTCACGGTAAAAAATGCTGGtaaaaaagtgcgtattatattcaccggattacggtatatgtacatgtgtgtgtgtgtgtgtgtgtgtgtgtgtgtgtgtgtatgtatatatatatatatatatatatatatatatatatatatatatatatatatatgagtttAACTATGTAAACTGGTTTTTTTTGTAGGATTGGGTGGTTGGAAAATATGGTAGAGTGTTACCAATTGTTCACATTCCCAGCAAACATGGCAAGAAAGTAtcctttttaaaagtaaaattgctTTCATCTTTGtgagttttattgttttatacgTATTTAATATCTATTTTAGTTCACCTGAACCAAAGGATCAAGCATGCTTTTCTTAACACcatttgtttgtttaacaaccaaacttggcacaaaacatttttatgggAAGAGAGTTCTAGATTGTTAAAATAAGTGTCAAAGATAACATTCATGAAACTGTGAAAATGGGGCATTTGTCTTAAAAATTCtccttctcaagaaccactagaTTTTGAATTGTTGAAACAATGACCTCGGGCTGAAGAAGGGTTCAAAGTTCAGCATAGAAATATGTGGGAGAAAATTATTGAAACTCATTTCCTCAAGAAGTACAATGCAAAAGTTTAtgatattactatgcaagcattctcATATAGTGTACACTAGATTTCTTGATTAATTATTACTTCATGTCTAGTGGGCATACATCAACGGAAACATCTCGAAATGTTCAATaatcatataataataataatggttGACAGCCAATCAAATGAAATGATCTAATCAAGTTACAATCATTCATAGTTTTGTACTCTGGAATACATATTTCATCCTTAATACATACCAGATCATGACTGTGGACCCTTCAAAGTTTTGTCATAATTTAAAAAGGATGAAAGATGACAGGGAAGATAGCAGTAATATTGATGCTTTGACTTGGCATTTGAGAGAAGAAAATCCTGTGCATATTAAGAACAAAAAGCCTTACAAAAAAGATCcagattttgcaaaaaaaaaatgttcaatcataaaaagaaagaaagtgaAATCTTCTTCAAATGTATATAAAGATGATAATTGTGTAAATTTTGATTCGGATGAAGTGTCATCTGTTGGTGGATACACAAGTTCAGACGAAGATTCTGTTTCATCAGCTGATACAGATATCATCATTGCAAAGCAATCCCAAAGGAATCATCTGAGAAGCTGTGGTTTTCAGGAACCAAACTTGTCTTCAGATAACCAAGGACTTAATGTCTCACAGACTGTAGATTCAAACTCTGATTCTGGGGATAGCTCAACATCCACAGAATTACTTGCCTCCAAAAATGGCCCTAATTTGGATAATTATTCAATGCATTGGGAGGACAACAGCACTGATGATGAAACTAAAAGTGACTTTGAAAATACTTCACTCAAAGAAATGACAACAATAGGTAATGAGGAATTATCAGCATTTAGAAGTGaatcaaacaaaacaatatcgAACATTGCCCTACCTCCATTTAAAGGAACCTCTAGTTTATATGGATCTAGGGATAGTAAGGTGCAAGAAAGAAGTACAGAAGATAGAGCTTCCTTTGGGGACCTTCCTAGTACAACCACAGTCACTGTAGTGTCTAGTCAAACTGCTTCAAACAGGATGGAACCCAGCAGTTCTACAACAGAACTACACAAGCAGGGGGATACAGGTGACATTTGTGGTTTGATTTCAATGGGGAAAAGTTTAAAAGTGTTAAAGAATGACAGGGTAACAGATTCAATAGAAAAAGAGAGACAGAAAAGCAGAGAATCAGAGCTAAAGAGATTAGAGTCAATGATGGAAAGAAGTAAAGAAACAGAAAGGAAAAAGAAAGCCATTCATCAAGCCCTTGCATTGGTAAGTGGAAAATGAGAATGCTTTTCTTATTATGTATCGTCAGTTATAGTctgttatagtctgtcccaagtttttATGCAACTAACTTGGgcgatgtttaataaaaaaaaccccacatacctgtgaaagaagtacaataattattgaaattaaagtAAGGGAAAAAGTCTAATGAATGGATACAGATTTGTTACGGAGATTTATTATTGGAAATGTTGACTTCTTTTCACTTTTGGGAAGTCACTCAGGgtaccttgcacaatttttcactGTTATCATCCAGCTATTCCATGACTGTTGCAATGCAatgtagactttttatttaaagctgtataaacctgacaagctagaggagACGTTTCAAAGAAGAAatattgggattttttcattctATTGAATAAACATTGTATTGTCTAAACAGTTAGAATTGCCAACAATATGGTTATATCCCACATAGCCTAGTTAAAATGACCTTTGATGTCTGGAGGATGTACTATTGTCTTTAATGCATTCAGTAGATgaaacataaaaatacaaagttttgaccccccccccccctttcaattttaGATTGATTTCACTTCAGATGCAGAAGTGTGTGGCTGTCAGTTTGAATGTAGCAATGCGTTAAGAATGATTTTACTCGCTATTCACCTCTTTGTTTCTATTTTACCAAACGGATTAAACCCTTAAATTTTTCTTAAGACCTGACAGTCATGTTCTGGTGTAAAAAGTCATCtatgtattgtttaaaaataaacagcaatgttaaaaagttcacctgGATATGAAGTTGCATGGtcatgtgatcaaatcctgtgaagcctgaagggcttctcaatagatttgatcacatacTAACAAACTTAATATtccagtgaactttttaacattgctgtttattacttatatttacgtttgagaaaGACAAATCGTTCAGAACTGTACAAATTAccaagattttatatttacaataatccaagTGACAAGCAATAAGCATGATTGTGCtttgatcattgtgacgtcatgaaaagttcatacagaatttaacatttttgctattctataggttcatacaCGCAAGcacatttgcaaatgtaaatatttatgtttaacaAAAAGTTATAATCAAGAAGAACTTTTATTATACCTCTATAGTGGCCTGTAATACATTATTTTTCCAAGGCATGTGATAGGTTGTCAGTTGTTGTCATGTGAACCTGACCTTCTGAAATTTGAGCTACCAAGAATCTCCTGTGTGATCTATGTACATTTGTTATCATCCATAAATGGCTGTTTGTTGAAGCCAGAGAAAACATCAAAGATAACTGTAGCTCATCTGAACGAAAGTTACTTAACCTTTCAACTTCCtttaaacagttttcaagtaatcaatattttaaaaaacccatacGCATTGGATATCAATAATTATAGTTCCAGATTTAtataaattacaattaatttacattaatttatcaAGTTATTGTACGAGTCATGTTTacttttacaatacatgtataaatttacaCTAAGTCTTAGaaagtagatacatgtataaaattatttatttaatgtaaagtttttataattttatttaaaggttttataAGCTCACACACCTGCTTTGTAGATATttgtatttacataaaaatttctCTCTTTCAGGACAATGCTGgagaaaaaccaaacaaaaaaattatctttgatTCAGAGAGCAGTGATGTCAGTGAAGATCATGAAGAGGATGAAATTCAACTTGGACATAACAATTTTAATGTAAGATCAAATACTGGTTCAGTTCTTTAATAATGGTACTGTggaaatatttatattcatggaatttattgtatttttaattatctttaatTAGATCACCTAATTCACTCAGGT
This genomic interval carries:
- the LOC105321151 gene encoding nucleolar protein 8 — protein: MKRLFVGGLFPGVTEDDIIERFKRFGEITGVEIKKKKTTDTASLGNTFAYIDLNITDENLAKCFSLYNKTKWKGLSLRIQLAKEDFLKRLIKERENGFAVKPKIKKPKGKHQEPLKNQKIQDFVMQGAVPGTLIEGGKDWVVGKYGRVLPIVHIPSKHGKKIMTVDPSKFCHNLKRMKDDREDSSNIDALTWHLREENPVHIKNKKPYKKDPDFAKKKCSIIKRKKVKSSSNVYKDDNCVNFDSDEVSSVGGYTSSDEDSVSSADTDIIIAKQSQRNHLRSCGFQEPNLSSDNQGLNVSQTVDSNSDSGDSSTSTELLASKNGPNLDNYSMHWEDNSTDDETKSDFENTSLKEMTTIGNEELSAFRSESNKTISNIALPPFKGTSSLYGSRDSKVQERSTEDRASFGDLPSTTTVTVVSSQTASNRMEPSSSTTELHKQGDTGDICGLISMGKSLKVLKNDRVTDSIEKERQKSRESELKRLESMMERSKETERKKKAIHQALALDNAGEKPNKKIIFDSESSDVSEDHEEDEIQLGHNNFNEGRQKKPALFDSSSENEDDEEIDEERFRIRPEYEGKAGKQLMKLQARFQNDERFRMDEKFIDEPDSSEVDSEEEEKHGNNNQKESSDEKSRAYKILGEVLGTTTVAKVERKKAMFRDVSAIHFDPTKEDHKQFEMEPNKKKEKVVKTNKDIMDSSDDEETQNAEKQNEELPEVTKERFYEVMSDSFKDAFSDKGPDLASKSFSLMSTFEGKEDSDTNDQDMFDSKEVPDKKKLEQTLWNPDGADRNDRIMSSDHEDGELYNPVRLCTSNQTFFFSSENDERVKEGISAFYRKEDFDEIRKEWLQNRQSLVNAYRTKHKSLSRRKKMEEKRKRRK